Proteins from a genomic interval of Candidatus Fokinia cryptica:
- a CDS encoding ribonucleotide-diphosphate reductase subunit beta encodes MNQTENTSFAKPNTLLTAEVGYKPFRYPWAYEIWLQQQQMHWLAAEVTMGDDISDWNVLNEAERHLITQVLRFFTQADSDVATICYLKYLKFFKPTEVVMMLLCIANTETIHMDAYSHLLESLGLPQVEYKAFLKFEEMLTKHEFLFKFNMNSPHEVAKTLAVYGAFTEGLQLFASFAMLINFQRFGKMKGLGQIVAWSIRDELLHTEAMIMLFHQFIEEYPEAWTKKLHTEITEACINVVKNEDAFIDLAFGIVKEVQGLSASDMRQYIRFIANTRTKQLRIEPPFPEVTVNPLMWMDEIVVAPQFTNFFEQRPTAQYGRAATSESWEDVF; translated from the coding sequence ATGAATCAAACTGAGAATACGTCCTTTGCAAAGCCTAATACATTGCTAACTGCAGAAGTAGGATATAAACCGTTTAGATATCCATGGGCATACGAAATATGGCTACAACAGCAACAAATGCACTGGCTAGCAGCAGAAGTAACTATGGGAGACGATATATCTGACTGGAACGTATTAAACGAAGCAGAACGTCATCTTATTACACAGGTATTACGATTTTTTACACAAGCAGATAGTGACGTAGCAACGATATGTTATTTGAAATATCTAAAATTTTTCAAACCTACAGAAGTAGTAATGATGTTGTTATGTATTGCAAATACTGAAACTATACATATGGATGCTTATTCACATTTGCTCGAATCTCTAGGATTACCGCAAGTTGAATACAAGGCCTTCTTGAAGTTTGAAGAAATGCTAACAAAGCACGAATTCTTATTTAAGTTTAATATGAACTCTCCACATGAGGTAGCTAAAACTTTAGCTGTGTATGGAGCTTTCACAGAAGGCTTACAGCTCTTTGCTTCATTTGCAATGTTAATAAATTTCCAGAGATTCGGTAAAATGAAAGGACTCGGACAGATTGTTGCTTGGTCAATAAGAGATGAATTACTGCATACAGAAGCAATGATAATGCTATTTCACCAATTTATTGAGGAATATCCGGAAGCATGGACTAAAAAATTGCACACAGAAATCACCGAAGCATGTATTAACGTGGTAAAAAATGAGGATGCATTTATAGATTTAGCATTTGGAATAGTAAAGGAAGTACAAGGTTTATCAGCTAGTGATATGAGACAGTATATAAGGTTTATTGCTAATACTAGAACAAAACAATTACGTATAGAGCCTCCATTTCCAGAAGTTACCGTCAATCCCTTAATGTGGATGGATGAAATCGTAGTTGCACCACAATTTACAAATTTTTTTGAACAAAGACCAACTGCACAATATGGAAGAGCTGCTACCAGTGAATCGTGGGAAGATGTATTTTAA